From Homo sapiens chromosome 6, GRCh38.p14 Primary Assembly, the proteins below share one genomic window:
- the VARS2 gene encoding valine--tRNA ligase, mitochondrial isoform 1 (isoform 1 is encoded by transcript variant 1) — MGGKAWPRRAVGTAGGPCAEQISAPFQTLLMPHLPLASFRPPFWGLRHSRGLPRFHSVSTQSEPHGSPISRRNREAKQKRLREKQATLEAEIAGESKSPAESIKAWRPKELVLYEIPTKPGEKKDVSGPLPPAYSPRYVEAAWYPWWVREGFFKPEYQARLPQATGETFSMCIPPPNVTGSLHIGHALTVAIQDALVRWHRMRGDQVLWVPGSDHAGIATQAVVEKQLWKERGVRRHELSREAFLREVWQWKEAKGGEICEQLRALGASLDWDRECFTMDVGSSVAVTEAFVRLYKAGLLYRNHQLVNWSCALRSAISDIEVENRPLPGHTQLRLPGCPTPVSFGLLFSVAFPVDGEPDAEVVVGTTRPETLPGDVAVAVHPDDSRYTHLHGRQLRHPLMGQPLPLITDYAVQPHVGTGAVKVTPAHSPADAEMGARHGLSPLNVIAEDGTMTSLCGDWLQGLHRFVAREKIMSVLSEWGLFRGLQNHPMVLPICSRSGDVIEYLLKNQWFVRCQEMGARAAKAVESGALELSPSFHQKNWQHWFSHIGDWCVSRQLWWGHQIPAYLVVEDHAQGEEDCWVVGRSEAEAREVAAELTGRPGAELTLERDPDVLDTWFSSALFPFSALGWPQETPDLARFYPLSLLETGSDLLLFWVGRMVMLGTQLTGQLPFSKVLLHPMVRDRQGRKMSKSLGNVLDPRDIISGVEMQVLQEKLRSGNLDPAELAIVAAAQKKDFPHGIPECGTDALRFTLCSHGVQAGDLHLSVSEVQSCRHFCNKIWNALRFILNALGEKFVPQPAEELSPSSPMDAWILSRLALAAQECERGFLTRELSLVTHALHHFWLHNLCDVYLEAVKPVLWHSPRPLGPPQVLFSCADLGLRLLAPLMPFLAEELWQRLPPRPGCPPAPSISVAPYPSACSLEHWRQPELERRFSRVQEVVQVLRALRATYQLTKARPRVLLQSSEPGDQGLFEAFLEPLGTLGYCGAVGLLPPGAAAPSGWAQAPLSDTAQVYMELQGLVDPQIQLPLLAARRYKLQKQLDSLTARTPSEGEAGTQRQQKLSSLQLELSKLDKAASHLRQLMDEPPAPGSPEL, encoded by the exons ATGGGCGGGAAGGCTTGGCCGCGCCGGGCTGTGGGCACTGCAGGAGGCCCCTGTGCAG AACAGATCTCGGCCCCTTTCCAAACACTCCTGATGCCTCATTTGCCTCTCGCCTCTTTTCGACCACcattttgggggctgaggcactCACGGGGCCTCCCCAGGTTTCACTCCGTTTCTACACAGTCGGAGCCCCATGGATCTCCCATCTCCCGGAGGAACCGTGAAGCCAAACAGAAGCGCCTGCGAGAGAAGCAGgcgactctggaggctgagatagcAGGGGAGAGCAAG TCACCTGCAGAATCCATTAAGGCCTGGAGGCCTAAGGAGTTAGTATTGTATGAAATCCCTACGAAACCCGGTGAAAAGAAAG ATGTCTCTGGGCCCCTGCCTCCTGCATACAGCCCCCGATATGTTGAGGCTGCCTGGTACCCGTGGTGGGTACGAGAGGGCTTCTTCAAACCAGAATATCAG gCCCGGCTGCCCCAAGCTACAGGGGAGACCTTTTCCATGTGTATCCCACCTCCCAATGTCACTGGCTCCCTGCACATTGGCCACGCACTCACGGTGGCCATACAGGATGCCCTCGTGCGCTG GCACCGGATGCGTGGGGATCAAGTGCTGTGGGTCCCTGGTTCAGATCATGCAGGAATTGCTACACAA GCTGTGGTGGAGAAACAACTGTGGAAGGAACGGGGAGTGAGGAGACATGAGCTGAGCCGGGAGGCCTTCCTTAGGGAGGTGTGGCAGTGGAAGGAGGC GAAAGGTGGAGAGATCTGTGAGCAGCTGCGAGCTCTGGGTGCCTCCCTGGACTGGGATCGAGAGTGTTTTACCATGGATGTT GGCTCCTCAGTGGCTGTGACTGAAGCTTTTGTGCGGCTCTACAAGGCGGGGTTGCTGTACCGGAACCATCAGCTTGTCAACTGGTCATGTGCTTTAAGATCAGCCATCTCGGACATTGAG GTGGAGAACCGGCCCCTGCCTGGCCACACACAGCTTCGActgcctggctgccccacccCCGTGTCTTTTGGCCTCCTATTTTCTGTTGCCTTCCCCGTGGATGGAGAGCCTG ATGCAGAGGTTGTGGTAGGAACCACAAGGCCAGAGACGCTGCCTGGAGATGTGGCTGTGGCCGTTCATCCAGACGACTCGCGATACACA cATCTACACGGGCGACAGCTTCGTCACCCCTTGATGGGGCAGCCTCTTCCCCTCATCACAGACTATGCTGTTCAGCCACATGTGGGCACGG GGGCAGTGAAGGTGACTCCAGCTCACAGTCCTGCCGATGCTGAGATGGGGGCCCGACATGGCTTGAGCCCCTTGAATGTCATTGCGGAGGATGGGACCATGACCTCCCTCTGCGGGGACTGGCTGCAG GGTCTTCACCGGTTTGTGGCCCGGGAAAAGATAATGTCTGTGCTGAGTGAATGGGGCCTGTTCCGGGGCCTCCAGAACCACCCCATGGTACTGCCCATCTGCAG CCGTTCTGGGGATGTGATAGAATACCTGCTGAAGAACCAGTGGTTTGTCCGCTGCCAGGAAATGGGGGCCCGAGCTGCCAAG GCTGTGGAGTCGGGGGCCCTGGAGCTCAGTCCCTCCTTCCACCAGAAGAACTGGCAGCACTGGTTTTCCCATATTGG GGACTGGTGTGTCTCCCGGCAGCTGTGGTGGGGCCATCAGATTCCAGCCTACCTGGTTGTAGAGGACCATGCGCAG GGAGAAGAGGACTGTTGGGTGGTTGGGCGgtcagaggctgaggccagagaggtaGCAGCGGAACTGACAGGGAGGCCAGGGGCAGAGCTGACCCTGGAGAGGG ATCCTGATGTCCTAGACACATGGTTTTCTTCTGCCCTGTTCCCCTTTTCTGCCCTGGGCTGGCCCCAAGAG ACCCCAGACCTTGCTCGTTTCTACCCCCTGTCACTTTTGGAAACGGGCAGCGACCTTCTGCTGTTCTGGGTGGGCCGCATGGTCATGTTGGGGACCCAGCTCACAGGGCAGCTGCCCTTCAGCAAG gtgCTTCTTCATCCCATGGTTCGGGACAGGCAGGGCCGGAAGATGAGCAAGTCCCTGGGGAATGTGCTGGACCCAAGAGACATCATCAGTGGGGTGGAGATGCAG GTGCTGCAGGAAAAGCTGAGAAGCGGAAATTTGGACCCTGCAGAGCTGGCCATTGTGGCTGCAGCACAG AAAAAGGACTTTCCTCACGGGATCCCTGAGTGTGGGACAGATGCCCTGAGATTCACACTCTGCTCCCATGGAGTTCAGG CGGGCGACTTGCACCTGTCAGTCTCTGAGGTCCAGAGCTGCCGACATTTCTGCAACAAGATCTGGAATGCTCTTCGCTTTATCCTCAATGCTTTAGGGGAGAAATTTGTGCCACAGCCTGCTGAGGAG CTGTCTCCCTCCTCCCCGATGGATGCCTGGATCCTGAGCCGCCTTGCCCTGGCTGCCCAGGAGTGTGAGCGGGGCTTCCTCACCCGAGAGCTCTCGCTCGTCACTCATGCCCTGCACCACTTCTGGCTTCACAACCTCTGTGACGTCTACCTG GAGGCTGTGAAGCCCGTGCTGTGGCACTCGCCCCGCCCCCTGGGGCCCCCTCAGGTCCTGTTCTCCTGCGCTGACCTcggcctccgcctcctggccCCACTGATGCCCTTCCTGGCTGAAGAGCTCTGGCAGAGGCTGCCCCCCAGGCCTGGTTGCCCCCCTGCCCCCAGCATCTCGGTTGCCCCCTACCCCAGCGCCTGCAGCTTG GAGCACTGGCGCCAGCCAGAGCTGGAGCGGCGCTTCTCCCGGGTCCAAGAGGTCGTGCAGGTGCTAAGGGCTCTCCGAGCCACGTACCAGCTCACCAAAGCCCGGCCCCGAG tgcTGCTGCAGAGCTCAGAGCCTGGGGACCAGGGCCTCTTCGAGGCCTTCTTGGAGCCCCTGGGCACCCTGGGCTACTGTGGGGCTGTGGGCCTGTTACCCCCAGGCGCAGCAGCTCCCTCCGGCTGGGCCCAGGCTCCACTCAGTGACACGGCTCAAGTCTACATGGAGCTGCAG GGCCTGGTGGACCCGCAGATCCAGCTACCTCTGTTAGCCGCCCGAAGGTACAAGTTGCAGAAGCAGCTTGACAGCCTCACAGCCAGGACCCCATCAGAAGGGGAGGCAGGGACTCAGAGGCAACAAAAG
- the VARS2 gene encoding valine--tRNA ligase, mitochondrial isoform 3 (isoform 3 is encoded by transcript variant 3): MCIPPPNVTGSLHIGHALTVAIQDALVRWHRMRGDQVLWVPGSDHAGIATQAVVEKQLWKERGVRRHELSREAFLREVWQWKEAKGGEICEQLRALGASLDWDRECFTMDVGSSVAVTEAFVRLYKAGLLYRNHQLVNWSCALRSAISDIEVENRPLPGHTQLRLPGCPTPVSFGLLFSVAFPVDGEPDAEVVVGTTRPETLPGDVAVAVHPDDSRYTHLHGRQLRHPLMGQPLPLITDYAVQPHVGTGAVKVTPAHSPADAEMGARHGLSPLNVIAEDGTMTSLCGDWLQGLHRFVAREKIMSVLSEWGLFRGLQNHPMVLPICSRSGDVIEYLLKNQWFVRCQEMGARAAKAVESGALELSPSFHQKNWQHWFSHIGDWCVSRQLWWGHQIPAYLVVEDHAQGEEDCWVVGRSEAEAREVAAELTGRPGAELTLERDPDVLDTWFSSALFPFSALGWPQETPDLARFYPLSLLETGSDLLLFWVGRMVMLGTQLTGQLPFSKVLLHPMVRDRQGRKMSKSLGNVLDPRDIISGVEMQVLQEKLRSGNLDPAELAIVAAAQKKDFPHGIPECGTDALRFTLCSHGVQAGDLHLSVSEVQSCRHFCNKIWNALRFILNALGEKFVPQPAEELSPSSPMDAWILSRLALAAQECERGFLTRELSLVTHALHHFWLHNLCDVYLEAVKPVLWHSPRPLGPPQVLFSCADLGLRLLAPLMPFLAEELWQRLPPRPGCPPAPSISVAPYPSACSLEHWRQPELERRFSRVQEVVQVLRALRATYQLTKARPRVLLQSSEPGDQGLFEAFLEPLGTLGYCGAVGLLPPGAAAPSGWAQAPLSDTAQVYMELQGLVDPQIQLPLLAARRYKLQKQLDSLTARTPSEGEAGTQRQQKLSSLQLELSKLDKAASHLRQLMDEPPAPGSPEL; the protein is encoded by the exons ATGTGTATCCCACCTCCCAATGTCACTGGCTCCCTGCACATTGGCCACGCACTCACGGTGGCCATACAGGATGCCCTCGTGCGCTG GCACCGGATGCGTGGGGATCAAGTGCTGTGGGTCCCTGGTTCAGATCATGCAGGAATTGCTACACAA GCTGTGGTGGAGAAACAACTGTGGAAGGAACGGGGAGTGAGGAGACATGAGCTGAGCCGGGAGGCCTTCCTTAGGGAGGTGTGGCAGTGGAAGGAGGC GAAAGGTGGAGAGATCTGTGAGCAGCTGCGAGCTCTGGGTGCCTCCCTGGACTGGGATCGAGAGTGTTTTACCATGGATGTT GGCTCCTCAGTGGCTGTGACTGAAGCTTTTGTGCGGCTCTACAAGGCGGGGTTGCTGTACCGGAACCATCAGCTTGTCAACTGGTCATGTGCTTTAAGATCAGCCATCTCGGACATTGAG GTGGAGAACCGGCCCCTGCCTGGCCACACACAGCTTCGActgcctggctgccccacccCCGTGTCTTTTGGCCTCCTATTTTCTGTTGCCTTCCCCGTGGATGGAGAGCCTG ATGCAGAGGTTGTGGTAGGAACCACAAGGCCAGAGACGCTGCCTGGAGATGTGGCTGTGGCCGTTCATCCAGACGACTCGCGATACACA cATCTACACGGGCGACAGCTTCGTCACCCCTTGATGGGGCAGCCTCTTCCCCTCATCACAGACTATGCTGTTCAGCCACATGTGGGCACGG GGGCAGTGAAGGTGACTCCAGCTCACAGTCCTGCCGATGCTGAGATGGGGGCCCGACATGGCTTGAGCCCCTTGAATGTCATTGCGGAGGATGGGACCATGACCTCCCTCTGCGGGGACTGGCTGCAG GGTCTTCACCGGTTTGTGGCCCGGGAAAAGATAATGTCTGTGCTGAGTGAATGGGGCCTGTTCCGGGGCCTCCAGAACCACCCCATGGTACTGCCCATCTGCAG CCGTTCTGGGGATGTGATAGAATACCTGCTGAAGAACCAGTGGTTTGTCCGCTGCCAGGAAATGGGGGCCCGAGCTGCCAAG GCTGTGGAGTCGGGGGCCCTGGAGCTCAGTCCCTCCTTCCACCAGAAGAACTGGCAGCACTGGTTTTCCCATATTGG GGACTGGTGTGTCTCCCGGCAGCTGTGGTGGGGCCATCAGATTCCAGCCTACCTGGTTGTAGAGGACCATGCGCAG GGAGAAGAGGACTGTTGGGTGGTTGGGCGgtcagaggctgaggccagagaggtaGCAGCGGAACTGACAGGGAGGCCAGGGGCAGAGCTGACCCTGGAGAGGG ATCCTGATGTCCTAGACACATGGTTTTCTTCTGCCCTGTTCCCCTTTTCTGCCCTGGGCTGGCCCCAAGAG ACCCCAGACCTTGCTCGTTTCTACCCCCTGTCACTTTTGGAAACGGGCAGCGACCTTCTGCTGTTCTGGGTGGGCCGCATGGTCATGTTGGGGACCCAGCTCACAGGGCAGCTGCCCTTCAGCAAG gtgCTTCTTCATCCCATGGTTCGGGACAGGCAGGGCCGGAAGATGAGCAAGTCCCTGGGGAATGTGCTGGACCCAAGAGACATCATCAGTGGGGTGGAGATGCAG GTGCTGCAGGAAAAGCTGAGAAGCGGAAATTTGGACCCTGCAGAGCTGGCCATTGTGGCTGCAGCACAG AAAAAGGACTTTCCTCACGGGATCCCTGAGTGTGGGACAGATGCCCTGAGATTCACACTCTGCTCCCATGGAGTTCAGG CGGGCGACTTGCACCTGTCAGTCTCTGAGGTCCAGAGCTGCCGACATTTCTGCAACAAGATCTGGAATGCTCTTCGCTTTATCCTCAATGCTTTAGGGGAGAAATTTGTGCCACAGCCTGCTGAGGAG CTGTCTCCCTCCTCCCCGATGGATGCCTGGATCCTGAGCCGCCTTGCCCTGGCTGCCCAGGAGTGTGAGCGGGGCTTCCTCACCCGAGAGCTCTCGCTCGTCACTCATGCCCTGCACCACTTCTGGCTTCACAACCTCTGTGACGTCTACCTG GAGGCTGTGAAGCCCGTGCTGTGGCACTCGCCCCGCCCCCTGGGGCCCCCTCAGGTCCTGTTCTCCTGCGCTGACCTcggcctccgcctcctggccCCACTGATGCCCTTCCTGGCTGAAGAGCTCTGGCAGAGGCTGCCCCCCAGGCCTGGTTGCCCCCCTGCCCCCAGCATCTCGGTTGCCCCCTACCCCAGCGCCTGCAGCTTG GAGCACTGGCGCCAGCCAGAGCTGGAGCGGCGCTTCTCCCGGGTCCAAGAGGTCGTGCAGGTGCTAAGGGCTCTCCGAGCCACGTACCAGCTCACCAAAGCCCGGCCCCGAG tgcTGCTGCAGAGCTCAGAGCCTGGGGACCAGGGCCTCTTCGAGGCCTTCTTGGAGCCCCTGGGCACCCTGGGCTACTGTGGGGCTGTGGGCCTGTTACCCCCAGGCGCAGCAGCTCCCTCCGGCTGGGCCCAGGCTCCACTCAGTGACACGGCTCAAGTCTACATGGAGCTGCAG GGCCTGGTGGACCCGCAGATCCAGCTACCTCTGTTAGCCGCCCGAAGGTACAAGTTGCAGAAGCAGCTTGACAGCCTCACAGCCAGGACCCCATCAGAAGGGGAGGCAGGGACTCAGAGGCAACAAAAG
- the VARS2 gene encoding valine--tRNA ligase, mitochondrial isoform 2 precursor (isoform 2 precursor is encoded by transcript variant 2): protein MPHLPLASFRPPFWGLRHSRGLPRFHSVSTQSEPHGSPISRRNREAKQKRLREKQATLEAEIAGESKSPAESIKAWRPKELVLYEIPTKPGEKKDVSGPLPPAYSPRYVEAAWYPWWVREGFFKPEYQARLPQATGETFSMCIPPPNVTGSLHIGHALTVAIQDALVRWHRMRGDQVLWVPGSDHAGIATQAVVEKQLWKERGVRRHELSREAFLREVWQWKEAKGGEICEQLRALGASLDWDRECFTMDVGSSVAVTEAFVRLYKAGLLYRNHQLVNWSCALRSAISDIEVENRPLPGHTQLRLPGCPTPVSFGLLFSVAFPVDGEPDAEVVVGTTRPETLPGDVAVAVHPDDSRYTHLHGRQLRHPLMGQPLPLITDYAVQPHVGTGAVKVTPAHSPADAEMGARHGLSPLNVIAEDGTMTSLCGDWLQGLHRFVAREKIMSVLSEWGLFRGLQNHPMVLPICSRSGDVIEYLLKNQWFVRCQEMGARAAKAVESGALELSPSFHQKNWQHWFSHIGDWCVSRQLWWGHQIPAYLVVEDHAQGEEDCWVVGRSEAEAREVAAELTGRPGAELTLERDPDVLDTWFSSALFPFSALGWPQETPDLARFYPLSLLETGSDLLLFWVGRMVMLGTQLTGQLPFSKVLLHPMVRDRQGRKMSKSLGNVLDPRDIISGVEMQVLQEKLRSGNLDPAELAIVAAAQKKDFPHGIPECGTDALRFTLCSHGVQAGDLHLSVSEVQSCRHFCNKIWNALRFILNALGEKFVPQPAEELSPSSPMDAWILSRLALAAQECERGFLTRELSLVTHALHHFWLHNLCDVYLEAVKPVLWHSPRPLGPPQVLFSCADLGLRLLAPLMPFLAEELWQRLPPRPGCPPAPSISVAPYPSACSLEHWRQPELERRFSRVQEVVQVLRALRATYQLTKARPRVLLQSSEPGDQGLFEAFLEPLGTLGYCGAVGLLPPGAAAPSGWAQAPLSDTAQVYMELQGLVDPQIQLPLLAARRYKLQKQLDSLTARTPSEGEAGTQRQQKLSSLQLELSKLDKAASHLRQLMDEPPAPGSPEL, encoded by the exons ATGCCTCATTTGCCTCTCGCCTCTTTTCGACCACcattttgggggctgaggcactCACGGGGCCTCCCCAGGTTTCACTCCGTTTCTACACAGTCGGAGCCCCATGGATCTCCCATCTCCCGGAGGAACCGTGAAGCCAAACAGAAGCGCCTGCGAGAGAAGCAGgcgactctggaggctgagatagcAGGGGAGAGCAAG TCACCTGCAGAATCCATTAAGGCCTGGAGGCCTAAGGAGTTAGTATTGTATGAAATCCCTACGAAACCCGGTGAAAAGAAAG ATGTCTCTGGGCCCCTGCCTCCTGCATACAGCCCCCGATATGTTGAGGCTGCCTGGTACCCGTGGTGGGTACGAGAGGGCTTCTTCAAACCAGAATATCAG gCCCGGCTGCCCCAAGCTACAGGGGAGACCTTTTCCATGTGTATCCCACCTCCCAATGTCACTGGCTCCCTGCACATTGGCCACGCACTCACGGTGGCCATACAGGATGCCCTCGTGCGCTG GCACCGGATGCGTGGGGATCAAGTGCTGTGGGTCCCTGGTTCAGATCATGCAGGAATTGCTACACAA GCTGTGGTGGAGAAACAACTGTGGAAGGAACGGGGAGTGAGGAGACATGAGCTGAGCCGGGAGGCCTTCCTTAGGGAGGTGTGGCAGTGGAAGGAGGC GAAAGGTGGAGAGATCTGTGAGCAGCTGCGAGCTCTGGGTGCCTCCCTGGACTGGGATCGAGAGTGTTTTACCATGGATGTT GGCTCCTCAGTGGCTGTGACTGAAGCTTTTGTGCGGCTCTACAAGGCGGGGTTGCTGTACCGGAACCATCAGCTTGTCAACTGGTCATGTGCTTTAAGATCAGCCATCTCGGACATTGAG GTGGAGAACCGGCCCCTGCCTGGCCACACACAGCTTCGActgcctggctgccccacccCCGTGTCTTTTGGCCTCCTATTTTCTGTTGCCTTCCCCGTGGATGGAGAGCCTG ATGCAGAGGTTGTGGTAGGAACCACAAGGCCAGAGACGCTGCCTGGAGATGTGGCTGTGGCCGTTCATCCAGACGACTCGCGATACACA cATCTACACGGGCGACAGCTTCGTCACCCCTTGATGGGGCAGCCTCTTCCCCTCATCACAGACTATGCTGTTCAGCCACATGTGGGCACGG GGGCAGTGAAGGTGACTCCAGCTCACAGTCCTGCCGATGCTGAGATGGGGGCCCGACATGGCTTGAGCCCCTTGAATGTCATTGCGGAGGATGGGACCATGACCTCCCTCTGCGGGGACTGGCTGCAG GGTCTTCACCGGTTTGTGGCCCGGGAAAAGATAATGTCTGTGCTGAGTGAATGGGGCCTGTTCCGGGGCCTCCAGAACCACCCCATGGTACTGCCCATCTGCAG CCGTTCTGGGGATGTGATAGAATACCTGCTGAAGAACCAGTGGTTTGTCCGCTGCCAGGAAATGGGGGCCCGAGCTGCCAAG GCTGTGGAGTCGGGGGCCCTGGAGCTCAGTCCCTCCTTCCACCAGAAGAACTGGCAGCACTGGTTTTCCCATATTGG GGACTGGTGTGTCTCCCGGCAGCTGTGGTGGGGCCATCAGATTCCAGCCTACCTGGTTGTAGAGGACCATGCGCAG GGAGAAGAGGACTGTTGGGTGGTTGGGCGgtcagaggctgaggccagagaggtaGCAGCGGAACTGACAGGGAGGCCAGGGGCAGAGCTGACCCTGGAGAGGG ATCCTGATGTCCTAGACACATGGTTTTCTTCTGCCCTGTTCCCCTTTTCTGCCCTGGGCTGGCCCCAAGAG ACCCCAGACCTTGCTCGTTTCTACCCCCTGTCACTTTTGGAAACGGGCAGCGACCTTCTGCTGTTCTGGGTGGGCCGCATGGTCATGTTGGGGACCCAGCTCACAGGGCAGCTGCCCTTCAGCAAG gtgCTTCTTCATCCCATGGTTCGGGACAGGCAGGGCCGGAAGATGAGCAAGTCCCTGGGGAATGTGCTGGACCCAAGAGACATCATCAGTGGGGTGGAGATGCAG GTGCTGCAGGAAAAGCTGAGAAGCGGAAATTTGGACCCTGCAGAGCTGGCCATTGTGGCTGCAGCACAG AAAAAGGACTTTCCTCACGGGATCCCTGAGTGTGGGACAGATGCCCTGAGATTCACACTCTGCTCCCATGGAGTTCAGG CGGGCGACTTGCACCTGTCAGTCTCTGAGGTCCAGAGCTGCCGACATTTCTGCAACAAGATCTGGAATGCTCTTCGCTTTATCCTCAATGCTTTAGGGGAGAAATTTGTGCCACAGCCTGCTGAGGAG CTGTCTCCCTCCTCCCCGATGGATGCCTGGATCCTGAGCCGCCTTGCCCTGGCTGCCCAGGAGTGTGAGCGGGGCTTCCTCACCCGAGAGCTCTCGCTCGTCACTCATGCCCTGCACCACTTCTGGCTTCACAACCTCTGTGACGTCTACCTG GAGGCTGTGAAGCCCGTGCTGTGGCACTCGCCCCGCCCCCTGGGGCCCCCTCAGGTCCTGTTCTCCTGCGCTGACCTcggcctccgcctcctggccCCACTGATGCCCTTCCTGGCTGAAGAGCTCTGGCAGAGGCTGCCCCCCAGGCCTGGTTGCCCCCCTGCCCCCAGCATCTCGGTTGCCCCCTACCCCAGCGCCTGCAGCTTG GAGCACTGGCGCCAGCCAGAGCTGGAGCGGCGCTTCTCCCGGGTCCAAGAGGTCGTGCAGGTGCTAAGGGCTCTCCGAGCCACGTACCAGCTCACCAAAGCCCGGCCCCGAG tgcTGCTGCAGAGCTCAGAGCCTGGGGACCAGGGCCTCTTCGAGGCCTTCTTGGAGCCCCTGGGCACCCTGGGCTACTGTGGGGCTGTGGGCCTGTTACCCCCAGGCGCAGCAGCTCCCTCCGGCTGGGCCCAGGCTCCACTCAGTGACACGGCTCAAGTCTACATGGAGCTGCAG GGCCTGGTGGACCCGCAGATCCAGCTACCTCTGTTAGCCGCCCGAAGGTACAAGTTGCAGAAGCAGCTTGACAGCCTCACAGCCAGGACCCCATCAGAAGGGGAGGCAGGGACTCAGAGGCAACAAAAG